The following coding sequences are from one Ornithodoros turicata isolate Travis chromosome 1, ASM3712646v1, whole genome shotgun sequence window:
- the LOC135382580 gene encoding uncharacterized protein LOC135382580 → MTRVPFGARSNPFLLSATIRHHLRQSEGGYPETAALLQDHFYVDDLVVSVETSSEAEILYQDTLRIFEAAGTKAKKRVTNDGILLRWMLNDGSTTVETTQAHTEKVLGLVWDIHNDKLRCPLAAILDFVATETNDKRHILQSVSKIYDPFGLLAPFTITGKIMLQRIWEAELAWDDPLPEDIQSVWKEWCVGVAELEQLSLRRFLGYSGTATPRKMHVFADASPCAYGAVIYVEASSSDSSSMEFLVSKSRVAPIKRQTLPRLELMAALLAARLYRYVCTALKIVPDCVFWTDSLIALHWIRGPVTRWKTFGANRV, encoded by the coding sequence ATGACTCGAGTGCCCTTTGGTGCCAGGTCCAACCCCTTTCTTCTTTCCGCCACTATTCGACATCACTTACGGCAGTCTGAAGGGGGCTACCCTGAGACAGCGGCGCTTCTACAGGACCATTTCTACGTCGACGACTTGGTGGTCAGCGTGGAAACATCATCAGAAGCAGAGATTCTGTACCAGGACACTTTGCGAATATTTGAGGCCGCAGGCACGAAAGCGAAGAAGCGGGTGACCAATGACGGGATCCTATTACGCTGGATGTTGAACGACGGCAGCACAACCGTCGAGACGACTCAAGCTCACACTGAGAAGGTGCTGGGACTTGTCTGGGATATACACAATGACAAACTACGATGTCCTCTCGCAGCCATTTTGGACTTTGTTGCAACCGAGACGAATGACAAGAGGCACATTTTACAGTCAGTATCAAAGATCTACGATCCTTTCGGCTTACTTGCGCCCTTCACCATTACTGGGAAGATTATGCTGCAAAGAATTTGGGAGGCGGAGCTAGCCTGGGATGATCCACTGCCAGAGGACATACAATCAGTGTGGAAGGAGTGGTGTGTGGGAGTTGCAGAACTGGAGCAACTTTCTCTCCGTCGATTCCTGGGATATTCGGGCACGGCCACGCCTAGGAAGATGCACGTATTTGCTGACGCTAGTCCCTGCGCTTACGGCGCGGTAATCTACGTTGAAGCGTCATCGAGCGACTCTTCTAGCATGGAGTTCCTCGTCAGCAAGAGCAGAGTGGCCCCCATCAAGCGCCAAACGCTGCCAAGGCTTGAACTTATGGCAGCCCTTCTTGCCGCACGGCTTTACCGATATGTCTGCACTGCTTTGAAGATTGTGCCCGACTGTGTTTTCTGGACGGATTCTCTCATAGCGTTGCATTGGATAAGAGGGCCAGTAACACGGTGGAAGACCTTCGGTGCGAACCGGGTCTAA